The segment tttgatactgttccattgattccattccagccattacaatgagcccaaaATGCAGAAAGCATGAACATGTTAGTACTTCAGGGACTTTAAAATGGTCAgacatcagtctctctctctctctctctctctgtcactctcactGGTTCTGGGGAGTGGAGTTAAATGGAACTCAGTGGCGCTGTAGCTGAGGTCATCAGTTTGGTCTGTCTTCTTCCTACACCACAACAGAACTGACAGAAAAGCATCCACACAAGGTAAGCACCTGCGTTTATTCTTGTACTATTTTATACTACGATACAGTCCACCCCATATAGGGCAGAAACATTACCTTCTGCTTTctgagcatcatagagcaaatCATTACTTGCACAATCTGTTTGAAACCTGTTATGAGGAAAATGCTGAACGTGAGAGCATGATTGTTAGGTTCTGAAGTACAAAGCATGCTCTCCTTAGGATTTTGCATGCATTTAGATGTTAGATGATGCTGTCTGATTTTCAGTCTGTGACCCAGATCAGTCTGTGACCCATGTGTTATTTTCTTAATAGCATTTATGAATTGGTACCTCATTGCATGTTTTAAAGTGACTGTTTAAAATGCATCAGTCTGTGAAAGTCTTCTTGCCGTGTTGCAGTATCACGACTCAGTTGACACAGTATGTTTCAACATTTGTTGAAATGTCTCTGTGGTCATACTGTAAATCTAAGATATTACCCATGAGTCCTTACTCAGTAATAGGTTTGTGTACTTTGCATTAATTAAGATATATATGAGTGGTCCAACTACCTTCGAGGGAAAGAAAAGTAGTCTACTGTGACCTGCCAATCAAAAAATATTTCAGttccacacagaggagagaggaagccTGAGGTGGTGTAATAAGCAGAGTGCATATACTCTGCCATCATCTCCCTCAAGCAGATTTAGAAATATTGTCACTAAAGTCAATAAGGGTCTATGTGAAAAGTAATTTACTTCCTATTTCTCCAGCCCCCATATTCCAAAATATACTTTCATAAAGCAGGATATTTGTGatgaaaaaataataatgatgatCATTCAGAACCAGATAAAATGAAAACAAAATGTAAGCAAAAAGTGGGGCACTGGTGCAATGCTGAAAAAAAGTGGCCTATTTGTGTGGTTATGAATGTCCTATTTCTATAGAGACAGCACGGCTGTAACTAGAGTTTGAGTTTTAGTGAGGTCCTTTTTGAAAGTTGAAGCTCATTGACTGCATTTCTATACAATTTAAAAACTttaaaatgctatttggagaacagAAAAAACAAATAAATGAACCCAGCCATTATCATCTTGGCTGCTGTAGGTTCATTCACCTAAGTCGATATACAAAAAACACAAATCCAACATTTACTTAGAGCtaacgctttgtcattatggggtattgtgtgtagattaatgaggggaaattttttttgaaatacattttagaataaggctggaatgtaacaaaatgtggaaaaagtgaaggggcctgaatactttccaaatgcactgtatatgggaGATTGGAAATGATTCAGACAATTATATTGATAGAAGTCACAGTCTATCTGTaacattaaagctgatctacccgctaacataaaaaaacaatacaaaaccCCCCACAGCCTATTACCTATGCTATTGTAACATTATACCCCTAAAATGGGGGAAATATAAAAAATGATTTACACTGACACGTAGCATCAGCGACGAAGGAAAAAGTATTACATATTTAAGACTGTATCATTTGCATTTTGATTGCATTCTAATGTATGCCTAGGCCTATGAGGGAAGATAGACAATGTGGATATGTTCATATTGAAACATCTCGTTTTTTTCAGTTCCTAACTTGTTTGAGAAGATTAGTACAGATTTTCTCAGGGGACCCCACTTGGGAACAACCGTACTAACCACTCTCTCTGCTTCGTCCTGCATGCATTGCAGCCTGACTCAACCTCACCACCGAGCGCcacatcactgtctgtctcagtagcctACTCTCTGTAAAGCAAGGTTATTATGAGAACTTAGTAGCATATTTTTTGCTCCTGTTGAGGTAGGCTCCATTTAACGTTAGCTTCTGACTTCATCCTTATAGCCGGTTAAGTAGTACTAACCAAAGCCATTCAACGTTACTGCAATAGAAGTCTCTGCCAGCAGATAGCCAGCTGACTGACATAcattacattaccaaaagtatgtggacacctgctcatcaaacatctcattccaaaatcatgggcattaatatggagttggtccacttttctgggagggctttccactagaatttggaacattactgcggggacttgcttccattcagccacaagagcattagtgagctcGGGCACTGATTTTGGGTGATTAGACTTGTCTCGCagacggcgttccaattcatcccaaaggtgttcgatggggttgaggtcagggctctgtgcaggccagtcaaattcttccacattgatctcgacaaaacatttctgtatggatctcgctttgtgcatgggggcattgtcatgctgaaacaggaaagggcctaccccaaactgttgccacaaagttggaagcacagaattatctagaatgtcattgtatgctgtagctttaagatttcccttcactggaactttggggcctagcccaaaacataaaaacagccccaaaccattattcctcctccaccaaactttacagttgacactatacattggggcaggtggcgttctcctagcatccgccaaacccagatttgtacgtcggactgccagatggtgaagcgtgattcctcactccagagaacgcgtttccattgCTCCGGAGTCCAGCTGGTGGAGAGCTTCACacaactccagctgacgcttgacattgcacatggtgatcttaggctacTCGGCCATGGATTCCaaattcatgaagctcccgacgaacagttcttgtgctgacattgcttccagaggcagtttagaacttggtagtgagtgttgcaaccgaggacagatgatttttacgcgctacaagcttcagcactcagcggtaccgttctgtgtgcttgtgtggcctaccacttcacggctgaactgttgttgctcctagacgtttccacttcacaataacagcacttacaattgaccggggcagctctagcagggcagaaatttgacgaactgacttgttggaaaggtggcatcctatgacggtgccactttgaaagtcactgagctcttcagtaaggccattctactgccaatgtttgtttatggagattgcatgggtgagtgctcgattttatacaccggtcagcTACTGGTGTGGCTGatatagcagaatccactaatttgaaggggtgtccaaatacttttgtatatagaATGCGTTTtgaacgtattcagaccccttgactttttccacattttgttacgttacaaccttattctaaaatggattaaataaaaacattccttatcaatctacacacaatacactttaatgacaaagcaaaaacaggtttttagaattttttgctcatgtattaaaaataaaaacagaaataccttatttacagaagtattcagcccctttgctatgagattcgaaattgagctcaggtgcagcctgattccattgatcatccttgagatgtttctacaacttgattggagtccacctgtggtaaatttaattgattggacatgatttggaaaggcacacacacctgtctatttaaaggtcccacagttgacagtgcatgtcagagcaaaacccaatccatgaggtcgaaggaagtgTCCGTGGAACTCCGAGTCAGGATTGTGACGAGgaacaaatctggggaagggtaccaaaacatttctgcagcattgaaggtccccaagaacacagtggcctccatcagtttggaaccaccaagactcttcctagagctggcctcccggccaaactgagcaattgggggagaacgGCCATGGTtagggaggtggccaagaacctgatggtcactctgacagagctccagagttcctttgtggagatgggagaaccttccagaaagacaaccatctctgcagcactccacaaatctggcctttatggtagagtggccagatggaaaccactcctcagtaaaaggcacatgacagcccgcttggagtttgccaaaaggcacctaaagactctcagaccatgagaaacgagattctctggtctaatgaaacaaagattgaactctttggcgtgaatgccaagcgtcatgtctggaggaaacgtggcccacatccctacagtgaagcatggcggtgacagcatcatgctgtggggatgtttttcagcggcagggaataGGAGattagttaggatcgagggaaagatgaacagagcaaagtgcaAAAAGATTCTTGATGAATACCTTCTCCAGAGCgcgcaggacctcagactggggtgaaggttcaccttccaacaagtacaacgacccaaagcacacagccaagacaacgcaggagtggctttgaatgtccttgagtggcccagcagagcccggacttgaaccctgatcgaacatctctggagagacctgaaaatagctgtgcagcgacaagaagaatgggagaaactccacagaTACAGGTTGGCTAGCtagtagcgtcatacctaaggctgtaatcgctgccaaaggtgcttcaacaaagtactgatcaATTaatctgaatactcatgtaaatgtgcaaggttttttttgtattataaattagcaaaaatgtcttaacttgtatttgctttgtcattatggggtattgtgtgtagattgatttagGGAAAATCAATTAATCAATTTTAACGCACTTATAACGCacttagaataaggcagtaacgtagcaaagtgtggaaaaagtaatggggtctgaatactttccgaatgaactgtatAGTGCATCTATAAGTGCGTATTTACCAGTTGTGCGCTCATTCTTCAGAGTCGGTTTTTGTTTGTAGACACGGCAGTAGTAGCGGGAGGGTCAAATTGACAAAATTGCCTTTTGTCCGGCGTCTCGCAAACAGCGTTTTCTTCTTCGTGTGGCTTTCTGGCAGACTAGATGCTGTGTTGCGAATTGCTGCTTTTCGCAGGTCGGAGTGCGGATTGCACACTTAAATTACActcccatctaaccctgcacctatacactatccctAAATGATCATACACCAGGATCATGCACCATTGGCCTGGGAGGCTGGAACCCCTTCTCTCAAAACCTCCTGTAGATCTGCTGCTTGAAAATCTTTCACCCAAATCAGCTCAGTTTAGTTGATCACCATGGCTATAAACACAATACATCCAACCTTACTCATCCTCTCTGGATCCCTCTCTTCAGGCCTACTCACTGGGGGGCTCCCAGTCGAGTCACTCACCCTAtcctctactctcttcactgccACAGCACAGGAAACTTTCTGTCCCACTGTAACTCTGGCAATCTCAACCTGTCTCTCTTACACAGGGCACTTTGGATCATCTGCTGCATGGACACCCCCACAGTTGTCACACAGTGTTTTCTCTATCCCAACTGTACACTTCCTCTGACTATGTCCTCCTAAACATTTCTCACATCATGGGAACTCCcttctacacactgctgcaacatgttCAAATTATTGGCACCTAAATCACTGTAGCAGGTTCGTAACATAGGCCCTCACAGGATAGCAAATATAACTTAACCTCTGTGTCAAAGCTCAACAAGACAGACAAGGTATTCTCAGTCTCGCCAAAAGGCGGGTGTCACAAACACCATtcatttgatccacctctacaatCAACGCTACCCCACTGATCAGTCCTTTTAGCGGCGCCCTGCCCCAGAGAGCAAAGCACTACACAGGTTGAGCCCTGAGTCGCGTGATGCACAGCGCCCGCTTCCACTGGGCAGAGGATGCACAAAAACTAAAATAATTTAACTTCTCAAAACTTTCACAGTTCTAAACATTCCCAGTTTGTCCTTAATCCCAGTTTGACACAAGGCCAAAAAGCAGGAATCCATCCAAAAATCTCACTCTTACCGGTCCAAAATCATATCCGGCAGGATTCACAGAGCAAACAGTTGGAAGTCTCTACCACACCTGTCGCTGCAGGTAGGCCCATTTCATCACACTTCATCTGGCTCAATTTAAGAGCGCCGACTGACTTCATTTCGAGATCCTAAAGGTTCTCAAGGGAACATGTAGACTTATAAGTAAGTTTACTTGGTTTGTATTCAGGAGACAAATGATCTATTCTGCACTTCTGCATTAAGGAGTAGAGGGGTGTGCAGTGAGTTTGCACAACGTCAGCAGCATCTCTAGACTAGTTGCCTATTGAGCCGACAAATCAGCTCAAAgtaattttaattttggaaatatgTTCataagtattcccatgcatatagagagagacatacactgagtgtacaacacattaggaATACCGTCCTAATATTGCGTTGCAAAAGGggggccctcagaacagcctcaattcgtcggggcatggattcaaagtgtcaaaagcgttccccagggatgctgacccaatgcttcccacaattgtgtcaattTGGCTACATGTCCTTtgggggaccattcttgatacacacaagaaactgttgagcttgaaaggTGAGAGATATCTAGAGGTATCTTTATGTCTATTGACAATGCGTTTGTTTTTACCGTGCCTCTTGAGGTGGGCTAGAAGGGATGGATTTTTCTCTGCTGTAAATAGACTATAGAGTATTGTTTTGAGGTGATAAAACAGGTCCCCGTGTTTAAATGGTTATGTTTCCCGCAGAATGTCTGAAGCTTGTTTTTGGTGGATTTCATTTTCTGCTAATAGGAATATATTTTTAACACAGGGACCTGTTTCATCACTTCAAAACAATACTCTGTCTATTTACAgcagagaaaaaaatataaacgatAATAAAAAAATAGGACAATAATTGGTTTTGAATTAAACAAGCCATTTATTAGCACATTTTCGCCATAAAGAGACCCTGAAATGATTCAGGAAGGAGGCAATTAGGAGGCAACTCTCTCACAAGACATTGGAGGAAATGGTCAGAGGTTCCTCCCCTTGGACCGTCTCCTCCGATGCGTTTTTAGAAGGATGCGAGGAACGGGCATGTGAAAAATCAAGGAAGTACAATTTGAGATGCACCATGCAGGAAATTCTGTTTAAGCAATCAGAGATAATGTCTCCATCCAGTGGTCACATTTGGTACTGTCTGATGACTTGTGACCCATCTGCATTTCTATGGGTATGTACAGTATGAGAACAATGTTCATACATTTCCCCTCTGCACCTCTAAGTAGATCTCAGAGCTAACCCCTGACCTgtaagagatggatggatgggacgAACCTGTAGGGTCCATGATGCCCAAAGACAATGGCAGCACCGCCACATTACCTCTGGGTATGTATATTAGAATATTGTCATCATATTTTAAATATAATAACTTTGTAATAGAGACGCATGAAATATAAGGATGATAATGATTGGTAATGTGAGTTGACATTGGCTGCCATACAACATAAGCCAATCACTGATGTCTGAATTGTGTTCCTGTGTCAACAGTCAATCGGTCCTGTGCGGACCTGAAGTGCTATATGGTTCTGTTCGAGGTGGAGAAGACAGCCATCGGCTCCATCTGTTTCCTGGCCGGACCCTTCACTTTCCTGGAGAATGCTTTGGTCCTGGGTGTGATCGCCGCCACGGCCGCCCTGCGCCAGCGCCCCTCCTACCTCTTCATCGGCAGCCTGGCCCTGGCCGACATCTTTGCCAGCTGCTTCTTCACCACCAGCTTCCTGGACTTCCACCTGTTCCACCGCCTTGACGGCCCCATCGCCTACCTCTTCAAGCTGGGCGGGGTGACGATGGCTTTCACCGGCTCGGTGGGTAGTCTTCTGCTGACTGCTCTGGACCGCTATCTGTGTATACATCAGGCGTCGAGTTATAAAGTGGTGTTGACGCGCCACAGGGCCCTGTTGGCTCTCCTTGCCCTGTGGAGCGCCACCATCCtcatctccttcctccctctgatGGGCTGGAGGTGCCCCACAGGGCTCAGCCCGCCCTGCTCGCGCCTCTTCCCATACATCGACCACCGCTATCTGGCCTGCTGGGTCAGCTTCATCCTGGTGCTGCTGTCACTCATCCTGAGCGCCTACGCCCTGATCCTGTGGAGGGCCAATCGGCATGAGTCCTCCATGACGGGCCTCCAGGGGGCGCCTACCGGTGGTCAGGCCCGCATGCGGCTGGACATCCGATTGGCACGTACCCTGGGCCTGATTCTGCTCATCATGGTGGGTTGTTGGCTGCCGACCCTCTCCTTCATGTTGGCAGATGTCTCGGTGCAGCTCACACACGCCCAGCAGAGGGCCTTTGCTTTCTGCAGCACCATGTGCCTGGTCAACTCAGCCGTCAACCCACTGCTGTATGCCCTGCGCTGCCGGGAGCTGAGGGTGGCACTGATGCGGCTGTTGGGGGGCCTGAGTGAGGGGCTGGGGTGCTGCCAGAGGCACGTGGGGGTAGACTCGACCACTACCCTTCCCTTAGGCGAGGGCAACAGCTGTAGCGCGCACTCCGAGAGTGAGGCGCCCAGACTCGTTAGCTGCCGACCGAACACAGTCTCAGAAATGGTTGGCAAGAAGCAGCTGGACATGACTGGAAAATGAGAAGGGGTGAGAGGCTTACTGTATATCAGGGTTATTGTAGTGGGGTGTTCTGAACTTGTGTTTCTTCTGTTGTGTTCATAGCGATGAGGAGGTAATGTCTCTAAAATGAACTGTGATAACAGGGACTAAAACAAAGATATAGACCATGTTACCATAAATTGTGTTGACCCACCTACAAGCAAAGTCACTCCAAGataatattattttattatttgtcCAAGGGAATTATTGTTATTAGGGGAATTATCCCAAATTAACACCTTTGGGAAAAGAACAGCATTGTTGATGTTGGCAGTGCAAATGTAGATGGCTATCTGTATCCTATGCTTGTTTTAGCTTGAGTGTTTGTCCTTTAGCATCCAGAAGAGGATCCTGCCGGGTTCCCATCTGCACATATATACCTGTCCTGAACAGAGGCCCTGTGGATTGTAAACAATGTTTTCCACATGTGACTGCAAGCAGTGTCGAGATCAGAGGTGTGGGCAAGGCTGAGCCTGGGTGGGTCCACTCGGGGAAAAAAAGAGGTCCACTCAGATtttgtattatttaaaaaaaaaaaaatgtttatgctCTTTACTTGTCAGTGTTCCTAATGGGATATTATTTGTCTTTTTACCTAAATACGCAAACACTATTAGAATTCATACCAAGCAGTGCACTGGGTTAGTCAGATTTGATTAAATATAACAAAACAGATGACCTGGAATGACATCACTTGCCAAAAAGAACTAACTGAAAGCCACACCCCCAATGAGCAATGAATATGACTGCATTGAGGCATATGTCACTGTGCTTCTATGGCTATATGCACCATGCCACTACCTATTTCATTTGTTCATTTAGCAAACAAGCTCAAAATCCAGCGCCTTTATCACATTCTACACACCTATATTTGAGCTTTAATGAGCTTTAAAAATTAAATtctacattttctctcagcctcatggcaaaatgtgtagaatagcatgagattggctaaaaaaaaaaactgcacattttcccctctaccctatggcaaaatgtgtaaaataaaaTTGGGGGCCCAGACAGATTTCTACAGGCCCAACCAACAACAGATTTCTGGCTACGCCACTGGTCGAGATAGGTGGGGCACAGTTTAGAAAGATAGGGAGTCACACAACACAGAGACGAGAACACTCTTTTCTATAGAAACTATAGTTCACAAGTAATTTCAGTAGATCAATCACAAAACAATCAAACACAAAGGTAGATGTTTTATCTTGTtatcaaaataacattttatttgtcacatgcttcttaatcaacaggtgtagactaacagtgaaatgcttacccacgggtccttttccaacaatgcagagttaaagataaaaatAGAATAGTGatatgaggaataaatacacagtgaataatgaataacaataacgagttaAAACGAGTCGATGTGCGGGGGTACTAGTCTAAGCTCTAAGCCATTTAAAGTATGCCTgggcatacatacatatatatatatatatatatatatattccttaaTTAGTCAATCGATGTCTTCTCTTCAGCTCCCAGTCTCCTGTTAAAGTGACAAACTGCACTGCTGCTTTACTGTGCAGCATTTGAAACAAAGT is part of the Salvelinus fontinalis isolate EN_2023a chromosome 6, ASM2944872v1, whole genome shotgun sequence genome and harbors:
- the LOC129857699 gene encoding cannabinoid receptor 2-like, which translates into the protein MDGWDEPVGSMMPKDNGSTATLPLVNRSCADLKCYMVLFEVEKTAIGSICFLAGPFTFLENALVLGVIAATAALRQRPSYLFIGSLALADIFASCFFTTSFLDFHLFHRLDGPIAYLFKLGGVTMAFTGSVGSLLLTALDRYLCIHQASSYKVVLTRHRALLALLALWSATILISFLPLMGWRCPTGLSPPCSRLFPYIDHRYLACWVSFILVLLSLILSAYALILWRANRHESSMTGLQGAPTGGQARMRLDIRLARTLGLILLIMVGCWLPTLSFMLADVSVQLTHAQQRAFAFCSTMCLVNSAVNPLLYALRCRELRVALMRLLGGLSEGLGCCQRHVGVDSTTTLPLGEGNSCSAHSESEAPRLVSCRPNTVSEMVGKKQLDMTGK